The genomic DNA AAGAAAAGTATTTTATCGCCTGTAACAGTGCATGGCCATTAAAGTATTTTATCGCCTGTAATAACGCATGGGCATTTAACTAAATTTTTAAAGATTTACTCTATACTGATACAATCTCTGCAAAATCCTGCAAGTTCGGTTAAAAAAATAGGAATGGAAACCATTTTGATTAACGTTCTAAAATTTCCCTTAGTGCCAATACCATCTTCGGACGTGGCCAATATAACGCCTCCAATGGGACAGCTTTGGGCACCGTCAGCCCGGATCCTTCAGTCATATCAACCTCCTCATCCCCAACCCTCCTCCACTCGAAGCACTGCACGAACGTGCCTAGCGCGAGGCTGACGACCCTCATGGCAAGACCCTCACCCGGGCACTGCCGCCGGCCCATCCCAAACGGCAGCATCCATTTTCCCTCGCTCTTCCCGCCCTCGAACCGCTCCGGTGAGAACCTTTCCGCGTCCTCTCCCCACACGCGCGCGTCCAGGTGCATCGTGTGCACGTTGAAGAGCAGCATCGTCCCCGCCGGAATGTCGTAGCCAGCGACAGAACAGTCGGCGGAGGACTCGTGCGGGGCGAGCATCGGGGCAATTGGGTGGAGGCGTAGGGTCTCCCTGACGACAAACTGGAGGTAAGGGAGGTTGGGCAGGTCGGACTCCTCCAGGATGCGCACCGTTCCGACGACCTCGTCGATCTCGGCTCTGGCCTTGGCCATGGCGGCAGGGTGGTTGAGCAGCAGCGCCATGGCCCATTCGATGGTGCCCGACGAGGTGTCCGTTCCGGTCTGCAAAATAGACTGTTTGCACCAAACATCGGACCAGTGAGTGAGGATCAATATGGCAGCAGATCATCATATATGCCCATGTACTGGGGACTTTTTTTTGCGAGTCCATGTACTGGGGACTTTGATCAATTATAAATTGACAGGCACAAGAATGCAAAGTATGAAATAGAATAATTTTATTCCTACTTTGTATGtgtcaagaaaaataaaaccaCTAATATCATCGATGTCTAAGTAAAAAAAGAGAAGCATATCATTGAAGGGTAATATAAACTTTTAATCTACATCCTTAATCTATCTGAAAAACTCTAGAACTAACTATATTCTGAGACGAAGGGAGTAGTAGCAACAAAATTCTAGTAAAAAGTAGTCACTAGCAAAGCATTAATTTACCGTGCTTTATGTGTGATCTAGCTGACTAATTAAGCAGATAGTATGTAACTCTAGTTCATTTCTCGTCCTAAACTAAATATATGAAATGCCATTACAGTTCTTTTTATTACGAACGAACGAGGTGGGTCATAAAAAATATAGAATGAATATAATAATTGAGGCCAGGGAATAAGTTGGTAAAATACTGTCTTCATTGATTAATATAATTTACGTCGTACGAACACCACGATGCCTTTGTCGATATGGAAAGCAGCTACCGTCCCAACCCATCCGTTAAACAATTTGGGCCATATCTCAAAGATTCGGTCATGATACTGAGCTCAGCTCATATGGCCAAGCTACACAGTGAATAGCTTACTAGTAACCCTTTGCTCCGACTGCAGTGCAAGAACTGCGGCAAACTAAATGTTGTCTAAGTACGTCCAGATTCGTGAGAGTGAAAGGGTGgttggatacgaggtactaaaatTTTTAGGAggatcacatcaaatattcggacgctaattaggaggactaaacatgacctaattataaaactaactgcagaaaccctatactaattcacgagatgaatctattaagcctaattaatccataattagcaaatggttattgtagcaacacattgtcaaatcatggactaattaggcttaatagattcgtctcgcgaattagactctatctgtgcatttagttttgtaattagactatatttaatactcctaattagtatccaaacaaccgatgtgacaggtattaaagtttaggagtgggttgccaaacaggacctaataAGTACTACTAAAACCATTACACACTCCTCACTTTTCCTTTGAATTATTAGGACAGGGTAAATTTCACTAGCTACCTATAGTAAGTTAATTTAGTTTTGTACTGAATCACATCTGATCCGTCCAACCCGTTGTGTACTTGCAGGGTTCGAGCAGGATCACTGTCTTCCTTCAAAATTCCTGTGAACGCTGTTGAAATTACACCATCTCTCGAACACAAAACGCGACCTACTAGTAATTACGGCATGTGTTCTTTCTCTAATATCCATGCAATTTGCAAATAGCAGCAGGCGCAGCAGCATTATCCACGAACATTTCGAGGAAATCAGTAAATCACGGTAGGCAATTATGCATGTAGAATAACTCACCAGGCACAGTGCTCTGATGACCTTGTCGCTGTACGCCTCCGGGTCAGACGCCTGCATCTCCAGCAAGTCACCAACCATCGTCTTCCCTTGCTCCCTCCCtgctgcggcggccgcccggTGCTCGTCGATGAGCCGCTGCGCCCACTCGTTCCGCGCCTTAGACAGCCTTATCGCGCGGTTATTCACACCGCCAATGTCCACCAGCGCGAGCACCGGCACGAAGTCCTGCAGGTTGGACGCCCCGTGCATCGCGAAGTACTCCCGGACCATGGCGCGGAaccgctccgcctccaccgACGAAGGCCCCGAGTCGTCTTCGTCGTCGCCGTAGTACCGCTTCCCGGCGATCATCCGCGCCACAGTGTTCAGTGCCAGCTCGAACGCGCGTGTCTTCACGTCGGCGCTCGCAGGCCTGGAGGCGTCAGCCCCGGCCGCGTCCTTGAAGAGCCGGCGCGCCATGTGCCGGACCTCGCCGGCGCGGATGCCGGtggagcggaggaggcggtgggtgGAAAACACATCGACGGTGGCGATGCGGCGGAGGTTGCGCCAGTTTGGGCCGTAGCTAGAGGACCCAAGCGTGGTGTATCCGTTGGAGAGGTGGCGCGCCGAGGGGAGCTGCGGGCGGTTGGCGAAGGTGGCGTCGTGTGTGGTCAGGcactcctcggcggcggcggggtgcgcgACGTGGACCACGCGACGGGAACCGAACCGGAGGAGGAGCACCgggccgtgcgccgccgcgagCGCGGCCAGCGACCGGTGTAACGGCTTCTTGAAGAGGTGGAGATGCCCAATGATTGGGAGCGATGGCGGGCTGGGCGGGAGGCGACGGTGCCCCTGCTTGCTCTTGAGGCTGCGGATGTGGAGGAGAACAAGGAGGCCGGTGGCCAGTAAGAGAAACAGGAAGGACAGTGTGGTGGCGCTCGCCATGATTGGATCTTGGAGCTCGAGGATGGAAACGAAGGCCGTTGACAGTGGTTATGTCTTTGGTGCTTGTCTTGACATCTTCGGAGATTAGAAAATTGTGACACGCCCAGCGCCCAGCTCGTGGGTTGCACAAGGGAGGTATTTCCCACTCATAACGATTGCTGAACTGCCTGTGCCTAGTGCCTACAACCCATCTAGAAAGGGGATTCTATAACAGATTTCCTAATAGAGACTAGCACATGCCCTCCCCTACCTCCCAACCCCCTGTTGcgcccaccggccaccgcgacAGCAGCCGCCACCAGCACCCCAAACCCGTCCGCGCCTCAATCCATATAGCATATCTACTAGAGACTAAACTGCCACGTCGTACCTTGGGGGTTTTAGCATAAGTAGTTTTGCCTATTTGCCAGCAACAGGCTTGTTCGGGAAGAGAGGAGGAATTTTGACTTTATGGAACAAGAAGTAAACTCGTCGCAGTCTGGAACCGGGTGGGTTCGGATGGGCTTTCAGATCCTATCTGAACAGTTCGTTGCAGCGCCTCCGAATACACTGTAGTGTTGTTTCTCAGGCCATGGGGAAGTTGGGGCGAGATCCGATCTGATCTTCTTAGGAGCAAGCGCAAAGCTCATTTAGAAAGGGAGATGTAGTCGGCGATGTTGGTGTTTTTGCGGTCTAGCCCCACGATAAGGTTGGAGGGTGCGCTTCCGTGAGGAGGCGTAGGGGGGCCATTCCCATAGCCCGTTGAAGCATATCTGGTCCATGCTAGGTCGGTAGTGGCAGAGTTGTTATTAGAGTCGAGCGGCATGCTCCTGAAGCGGAGCTGGATAGGATGTCGAGGAAGGTCTTCTTGCTGTTAGGAAAGATGACGCCGGATTGAGATGCtatcgagctcgctggggaggatctcctGATCACCCCTACTTTGCACTCTAACTATCGGATTTCTAGTCTGGCAGTTCACCCGGGAGCTTCACATATTGTTAATTTGTAGGCAAAGGGCGATCGTGAAACCAataactcgaatggtaacacacgGATGCAAtgtttatacaggttcgggccaccaaGGTGgtgtaatatcctacgtcctatGCTCTAgtgggttgtattgatttgcTCGTCAAAGCACTACTGCAGCAATGGCAAGGTATGTGTTTCATCGTCTTGTGGTGGTATTCCTGGCCACCTTATATGGGCTGATGGCCAAGGGTTGCAAGTTGGATAGGATTTAATCCTAGACGGTTGTTAGAAGAAAACTGATCTGTACCAATTACATCATATATTCCAAGTGAAATCTATCTGTTTGGCAATCAGCTTGCCACATACGCCGCCGTGCCATGCCCCGCACACCTGGATGCAGGCCTGAAGCCTGGTCGGTGGGGATACCCGGGTACCCATCTCGTCACATAGGTCCTTCCTATGGTTTATACTTCTTTCATATACAAAGCATGTTGAGGCTAGTCGATCTATGCCACCGCATCAGTTCCAATGATTTACATGGTTGCTCCGGCCTTAGCTCATCCATCCGAACGGTGCGAGTCACAGGGGGCTGGGTGTATTATTCTTTAATGTAAGCTTGGTGCTTGGGTTAATTGGATGCCATTGGATGCGGGTGTGCCCCACATAATGTAGAGGTAGGCGGCAGGTAGTGACAGCCCTATTTGTCCTTCGTAATTCTCCACTTTTGGGTATGATGTTAGAGTTCGTAAATTGCCATAACCACACTGGCAGAACATCAGAGGACGGTCTCTTCGTAGGGCCTTGGCGCATAGAACTAAGTCCTAGTCATGTATAATGTGTGTATGTATACTAGTATAAGCTGTATAGTATATAAGAAGTACGATACAAACCTAGAGCTATCTCCTTGTCTTTCTTCCTAGCCTTAGCCTATCTTATCTTGAGTTTGGTTCTcttgtgtgtcacactaccctGCTATTATCCTTATCCCTATTTGAACTTTGGTCTATTCAATTAGGATATATTCATAAACATAGTAACTCTTTTGACGTACCCGCCTTCCTTTGGAAAATATGATACCCtagaatactcttgggtgaaatgctacaatggtatatctgtgcgcttgcggatttattcgtaattgttaaatataccaacaggCGGACCGTGGGGGAGGTGTTGATATTTCTTAACGTTACGAATAAATCctcaagcgcacggatataccgttgtagcatttcacctggagagtattcagggtatcgttatttatattttcccaaatGATGGCATTGGTGTAAAAGGATTTGTCGAGTACATATTCAGGACGATATGCTTAAGTAATAGACCAAAGTTCATACAAGGGTAAGCCATGATAGATATATgagggtaatgtgacacacacatagccaatctctataataaagaataaaagaataagcCTAAGGTTAGCGGGTGCAAGGCATACAAGAGGTCCTAGTGGCATCTATCTATACTAGCAAGGGTCATACAAGCACATGATTAGAACTAACTCTAGGCATACAGCATTACGGGAAGAACACCCGGCCTTGGTCTACCAAGGCAAGATATCTTTCATAATTCCTACACTAtagccgaacgtgggggactaCAAGGGATGGACAGGACTGTCACCACATGTCGCCTACCCCAACAGTCCGTGGGGTATAGtcatattcgatggatcccAATGCACTCGAGCACCACGCTCGTATACGTGACCATGATGATTGATaggcatagaactagagcaagaCCGAAGGCAAAACGAACTAGACCATGCTCGTATCATTGCAGCAAGGAGCAAACTTGCCAACAACAACTTGATCGGAAATGCTTGTCCAAAAGGAATGGCAATTGAAATCGCAGACAACTTTGTTAAAGTCGACTATGCATTTTCTATGGAAACCAAGAAGCAGACTAAGGTTCATCCAAGAGAGTTTGTATTCCCTTTCGAAGAAACAAAAGGATataccatcatcttcttcttgtaAGGTGCATAGGAATTGGATGGCGATGAGGCAGGAACATTCCTCAGAAATGGGTATAAAATTATCACATCCAATTGTATGCCAAACAGTAGCAAAGTCGACTattgacggctcttaagtaccaaatctaggaCGTCAACTCTTGCATAAATACATAAAAGATAagcatcaacagtagtggtagggtttattactaaccatttccacaagtgttagtgaatatttgtatgcatgtgACTTATCCTTAtaaaggaggaggaaacacacccaagaagaaaagaaacacaactccaaccaaTCAGGAAAGAGCACACTGATCCATGGCCCACCCCAGGAGGTAAACACCTTAATTTGGCGTGGGCACCCTGGACCAACTTGAGCACCCACTAGGAAGCATCCCAGACGTAGGGCAGTGCGAGAGGTGGTGCCTAGGGTTTAGCCGAACCCATGCTTTGGCCAATTTAGCCCTAGCACCCCTCGAGCTCAACTTCCACGTGTCGACTCCTGGTGGCTTCCTAAAGGCGGTTATGACCGTTTCGCCAGGAGGTACCACCTCAAAGCCTTGGATCCTactaggtggcacaaggagaagagTTGGAGGAGAATATTCCCTTAAGATTCCCTTGAGATACTTGGAGGAACTCCACCCTCCCAAGGCACCCCccctctataaatagaaggggaAGGGGCTCATTTGAGGACACACCATCCAAGAGAGCTTAGAGCCTCATTCCAAAGGCAAAGCCTTGCCTAGCTTGTGCTTAGAGTAGGGTGAGAgtgaggggtgtttgggaggagtgcCGGAGTGTCGATACTCTCCTCccagcttgtacctctacgaATGCTGCTACATTCTTCAGAGTTAAGTAAGCGTTCATGATTCCTTCTTGCAGTGTTATACTCGGTTGCACGAATAGCCTTATTCCCTTACTATGTTTGTATGCTTGgtttatatgctcgtatgctagtcatatacccttgctatcatagtataggttTGAGTGCTCTCATGTATGTTTATAGTATACACTAGTAGCATTTATATTTGaatgagatcagttctcttacttTTGGGTTCATCACTCTATATTTATACGGAGTGCCATAGTTTGCTACAGGATATCAGACGTAGGTAGACTGTGATAGTAATCAGTAGCGTAAACGTGGTGTctgggctaagggttatcctttgTTTGCTTTACATCCCacgggttgctagaggtaggccgtaggtggtgacagccctattggtcatttgtaatcctccacattCGGACATAGTGTAGAGTTGGGTTCGTAGAACCGCTAGCCGGAGTCTCCTGATAGATTAGGGGTAAGTTGGTGCTCGAAGCAAGTTCCATCTGAGAGATCGACCTCTAACTCACATATAGTGCTatccttaggaatcctctctacccttgcCGCCTACCTTGGCATGTTCTTGGACCGACTAGTATAGAGTTAGTGCACACACGTTcacttggattcgatacccttggaatactctgaggtgaaacctacaacggtatccgtgcgcttgcggtcgCTAAAATACCCAACAAGCTTTCTAGCGCTGTTGCGGGGGAACGGTTGTTGTATCTATGTTCATACCTATTCGTCCtcgtatctttttcttttctttatttctacCTTTACCCCCAATACCCATGGAGAAGCCATCCTTTCAAAGCCTTTCTACCCGAAAGGGCGAGTTCTTAGAGCCATCACCCTCTTCACAACCAATCCTTACATCCGATTGTGAACTCTGCCCTAACATAATCACTAAGGTTTGGAACCTTTCCTTCTCTAGGTTAGATAGTGAGAGCCCATACCACCATCTGCATTAGTTTGAGCACCTGTGTTCATGTTTCGCCATTGCAGGCATGGCACAATATATCCTCAAGTGGAAGTTGTTCCCCTACTCTCTTTTAGGGAAGGCTGAGCAATGGTACACGTATACTATAGGCAGCATGAACGGCAACTGGGATGAGCTTAGAGGCAAGTTTTGTCTTGAGTTCTTCCCCTATCCTGTTTCATCACTCTACGAAGGGATATCCATTGTTTTCAGTAGAGAGAGAATGAATCCATAGGTGTAGCTTGGGTTAGATTTTTTCTTTTAGTGAAATCTAGACATATCCTTTCAATGCCCAAGTCCTTGCTACTATGCAACTTTTATGAGGGCCTCGATAAGGATTCCGCCTATGATCTCAACGTCATCGCTGCAGGGTCATTTCTTCATAAGACTCCGGCTGAAGGTAGGAAAATCCTAGATCATATCACTGAGAACACCTCCTTTGTAGTCAAGTCTAAACCCCTCTGAGAAGGGTGTAAGTCGAGCCATGAGGATGTTCTAGCAGCCGAATTTGATCCTTCACCTTCCACATCCTTAGATTCAGCCATAGAACCCTCACCTGAACCAGGAACATTGGAGGGAGAAGAAATTCAACCTCCGATGTTCCCTTTCAACTTCGAGGATGATCCATCTAGAAACCATAGAAACACCTCAAATTTCTTCAATGCCCAACTAGGGAAGGAACCTTCTTCTGTCCATATCTCTCAATCTAGAAATCCCTTGACAGAACCTTCCCCCAGGCCTAtggtacctcctcctcccaatCCTCCTAACGAAGCATCCCTCAACGAGGCCATGAAGGAGGAATGGTCGAATGGAGTGTGACACTTTTCCGAAGCAATTTGGATTAGTTCACTCTCTACGATCATTCCTGGTTCTATAAGGGGAATTATCATAGAAGCCCATATTAACCCCATCATGGAGGTTAATATCATACCATGGCACTTAATGTACACTCTTTTGGGTAATGTTCCGCTAAGACCATTCGACAAGCTCCTCAAAAGTTGTCCTTTGGACACATCCTTGAATGTCGGGGGGCCGCAAGTGCCTTGCCACTCACAATAGACAAAATTGAGGTCAACCTAGACTTCCACATCTTTGATATCCTCAATTTTGATCTTCACATCGGCTGCCCATTAGAAAAACTCCACCTAGACGGTGCATCTCTAGGGAGCCTAGATGAAAAGATTAGGGAAGCCACTTCCGCCACCGCTACCTCTTGCTTAGAAAATCCTATGCTGAAGTCTCATCCCAAGCAAAACCTGCTCGAGAAGGTGATGCATGCATCTCCATTTGTATCATACGAGCCCGTGTTCTTTGTGGTCGCAGAACTTTCTGCCCCCGAATAGTATGACTCGGAAGAGACCCTTCAACTTTGTGAAGACGAACAATCACCATCACCCTCGATCGAGTTTGAGCCTCTTCCTGCTAGCCTGGAGTACGGCCTTGATCGAGATCCAACCATGATCTATCACAATAAATCTCTTGAGATGGAGAACCCTTGGGCCATGGAATTTTGTGAGGTGCCAACTCTGGAGGTCGAAGGAAAGGATTCCATAGATGACATTGGTAGCTTCATTCTTGAAATACCACAAGAACCATGCTTGTATAATGCCTCTCCAGAGTCAGCCACGCTTTGTGCCCTGCGCATGCACAAGGGCTGCCCTCTCTTACAAAAAGTTTAGAAGGTTTGTTGTAGATGCATATGTTTGTCATAAACATTGCAAATTTTGTGGATGCGCTGTGGCACTAACCTTGCAGCTAAAGCTTCAATGATACATCAGCAATTGGTGGTGAGAGGGGAACACATCACCAATGATATCTGCAAGAGGATGTTCCCATGGTCGAGCTTGTGACCGAAAACAAAGCACTGTTGGGAGATAGCCCGGATTATCATAGATTTCCCTTTCAAATAAAAGCAAGAACATTTTTTTAGGATAAGTTTTCCTTAGGGTATTTTTCGTCGCTGACCATTTCAGGTGGATATCAAGAAGAATGATGGATAGGTGATGCCTAAGAACATGGGAGCTACATCGACTACAACACCTCGGTAAGTTTTGTTGAGGGAACGATTTAGGAAGCTTGAACTCCACACACTTGAATTGTGTTGCCCAACAATCCAAACTCCAAGTGTGGGGGAGGTATGTGAGTATCTCGAGTAAAGTTCCTCCCGTGCCAAATCTAATCTTGGTTTGGAGATGGTGTTGGTTCTTGCATCTTGCCCCATAAAAAAAGAGGAGTTACCATGGCGGCGATTCAAAATTATTCATCACCCAAACACCATGGTAAGTACCCTCAGGTACGTCCTGCTTTTGACTTTAAACAAAGCCCTTCCGAGAGGTAGCCCGAACTTCACCAATCTTATACTCATGTTTATCTACCTCTTGAATATAGCTTGATCATGCTTTCATGCTTCCTTTATCTATGTTTGTATGCTATGGTTTGAATGTATGTTTAGCTACGTTCATTCATAGGCCTTTTAAATTAATCATGGTGCTTAGGTTAAAAATGTCTTCTTCAATCAAACTAGACATGGTGTTGAGTTTGATTGATGAACCTTAGAGTTAATAATTTCATGGATATTGGTTGTATATGTGGACTGACCCATGCAGGAAAATCTTCAAATCCAAATGGGTAAGTCATTGAGCTTGATTCAAATGGGAAGATAAACCAAGGTGTTGGATTCATGTTGCACAAACATACAAAGGAGGTACATATCAATGGTCCACTGTAAGTATACCCTTGTTTGCTTATGTTGGTGCATTTTTAATTCAGCCTTGTTTTGAGTTAGGTCTCatggtgaaaataaaataataaaaaaatcccaaaaatattTGAGTTCAAATAAAGTAAGGCTCTCTTATTTTCGAACCAGCAAGAGCCCCTCTTTTGTTTCCATCTTTTTGTTTGAATAAAGCACCAGGTACAAGCACAAGTGTGGGGGAGATATCTCAAGGTCATCAACATACACACACACTCGAGATCTGCCATAAAGGTGTCGCACAACATCGACTATGCCAACATGGCAAGGGACAAGGCGATAGTACCATAGTGAGTTGGCCACTCCCATTGTTTAGCCGAACCACCACTGGTCCGCCTCAATCCCCATCTTCTTCGGGAGCGATGGTATGTGCACTCTACCTCTTTACTCCCTGGTTCATGAGTTTGAATGAATCTCATCTCTGatcattaaaaattaaactcagaATTAAAGTGAACCTTGGCTGAAAACATGCTCCTTATGGTTGGCatacatgttctatattccTTGCTTGCACCTGTTTGCTTGTGAACCTATATCTTTAGGAAAGCATGCTATCTAGGTTGTTGATGTTTGAGATATGGCATGATAAAATGAACCTTGCTCTATTCTATCCAAAAGTACTTTGGAAATTTATGTTGAAAAATAATGACCTAGCTAGCTCCTCAATGATATGCCTCCATTCTACCAAAACCATATGATGTTCATATTGAAAAACCTATACACATATGCTGCTTGCTATCATGTTGAGTTTTGCCAAATTCTTGTGACCCTTGTGGAATATTCGtcatactttcatgatcaagatcacgtataCTCCACTTCCACATACTAGACTTCTTGATATacacccgctagggttgattcccgatctttcgatgagaggcgtagATAACTcaattggtggatggagacgacgttcacggcccgactacagcct from Setaria italica strain Yugu1 chromosome VII, Setaria_italica_v2.0, whole genome shotgun sequence includes the following:
- the LOC101754935 gene encoding isoflavone 3'-hydroxylase; this translates as MASATTLSFLFLLLATGLLVLLHIRSLKSKQGHRRLPPSPPSLPIIGHLHLFKKPLHRSLAALAAAHGPVLLLRFGSRRVVHVAHPAAAEECLTTHDATFANRPQLPSARHLSNGYTTLGSSSYGPNWRNLRRIATVDVFSTHRLLRSTGIRAGEVRHMARRLFKDAAGADASRPASADVKTRAFELALNTVARMIAGKRYYGDDEDDSGPSSVEAERFRAMVREYFAMHGASNLQDFVPVLALVDIGGVNNRAIRLSKARNEWAQRLIDEHRAAAAAGREQGKTMVGDLLEMQASDPEAYSDKVIRALCLSILQTGTDTSSGTIEWAMALLLNHPAAMAKARAEIDEVVGTVRILEESDLPNLPYLQFVVRETLRLHPIAPMLAPHESSADCSVAGYDIPAGTMLLFNVHTMHLDARVWGEDAERFSPERFEGGKSEGKWMLPFGMGRRQCPGEGLAMRVVSLALGTFVQCFEWRRVGDEEVDMTEGSGLTVPKAVPLEALYWPRPKMVLALREILER